One Gemmatimonadaceae bacterium genomic window, ATGCAGGCGCTCGGCAAGCGGCGTTTCGAGCACGTCGCTCGCGACCACGCCCGGCATCGCCCCCGCGTGCAGCAGCGCCACCGCGCGCGGATTGATGAGCGAGATGCGCCCCTCCGCATCCACCGCCACGACACCGCTCGCGACGTCACGCAGCACCGCGGCCAGCCGGCGCTCCGCCGCCTCGAGCGCATCGCGGCTCGCGCCGAGGTCCGCCGCCATCTGGCGGAAGGCATCGAAGACCGGCTCGAACTCGACCGGCGGCCGCCCCCCGGGGAGCGGCTCGCGCACGCCGCCGGCCACGGCCAGCGCGCCGCGGCGCAGCATGTCGATGGGCCTCGCGAAGGTGCGCGCCGCCAGCCCGCTCAGCCAGAAGGCGGCGAGCGCGCCCAGCGCGGTCACCACCAGCACGAGCACGGTGACATCGCGGCGGCGGCGGTCGAGCGCCAGTTCGTCGCTGCGCGCGGGCGCCGACAGCACCAGCCGCACACCGCTGGAATCGATGGCGGCGCGATAGCCGAAGCGCACCGCGCTCCCCCCGACCTGCTCGTCCATGCCGGCGAGCAGGTCGTCGTTGTCTCCCAGCGCGCGCACCACGGCCGGCGGGAGCAGGCGTCCCACCGGGGCGAGCGCGTCGTACAGCGGGTCGCTCGTCCCGAGCATCAAGCCGTCGGCGTACAGCAACAGCGGCGTGTCGAAGCGCGCGGCCGCTTCGCTCAGCTGCACGCTGTCCGAGGCCGCGGCCACGCCGCGCAGCGTCTCGCGCACCAGCAGGTCGCGACTCTGCCGGTCATCCGTCTGCAGGCGGCGGTAGCTCCACGCCGCAAACCCGCCCGCCGGCAGCACGAAGAACGCGAACAGCGCCAGCGAGAGACGCAGCCGGTAGCTCCGCGGCCAGCCGCGCGCCCAGAGGCGCAGCCAGCGCAACCCGGTTCCCTCCGACGCAAAGAGCAGGCTCCAGATGCAGAGCACGAACAGGAGATCCACCATCACCAGGAGCGCGCCACGCGGCGCCAGCACCTCGATGCCGCGCAGATCCACCCGTGCATGCACGCGCTCCGCGCCGGCGTCGCCGACGGGAACCACCCAGTCGCCGTGCAGCTCGTCGCCGCGACGCGACCATCGCTCCGCGCCGGCGTGCAGTTCGTGGGCGTCGGCGCGCTGCAGCGTGTACGGCGGCTCCACGTTGGGCGCCTGCCCCAGGCCAATCAATCCGATGAACGGATCGGCCGGCACGAGCTTGGTCCGCGGCGAGATGACCACGGTCGTGACCGCGCCGCCCGCGTGCGGGACGGCGAGCACGAGCTGCGAGACCGGCGCGGCCGTCGTCTGTCGCAGCACCGGCTGCCGCAACCGGCGCGCCTCCGACGCGAAGGTCTCGAGTCCCGAGGTCAGCCCGGCGGCCATCGCCACGCGCAGATCGGCCATCGGGCGACCCAGCGAATCCCACGACGTCAGCTCCGCCGGGAAGCCGGCGGCGCCAAGCTCGGTGGCCGCGTAGCGCGCGAGCAGTCCGGGACGGCTGGGCGTCGGCGCTTCCTGCATCAGTTCCACCGCCAGTCGCTGCAGCAGCGCCGCGGCATCGGGATCTGCGGTCCCCAGCCCCGCCACGTCGCGCTCGGCCAGCTGCACGCGCTCGCGCACCGCCGACGACCAGACCAGTGTCGTCGCGCCGCACGCCGCCACGAAGGCCGTGCGAAGCACCGCGCGTCGCGCGCGGCGCGCCGTCGCCAGCGCGGCAATGGCGGCGATCCACAGCACGGGGTACCAACCGGGAAGGCGCGCCGGCGCTTCGAGCAGCACCGGCGCGATCAGCGCCGACAAGCCGGCAATGGCGGGCGCGAGCCACCCCGGCAGGCCGCGTCGGCCGCCGACCACCGACTGTCCGGCCGTCACGCCGAGCAGCAGCACGGCAAAGGCCGCGAGGAAGACCGAGATCTCCCACGCGAGCCACAGCTCCGTGGACATCCCGCTCGTCGGCACGCGAATGCCGCGCGACACGTCGCGCAGGAAGAACGGGCCGATCGCCGCGACGATCACGAGCACGGCGCTCCACGTCCAGCGCATCCGCGCGTTCACCCGGCTCCGCTGCGCGGCGAACAGCCCCATCAGCGCCAGCGCGCTGACCATCGCCAGCGCCGCGACATTGGCGGTGAGCGGCCCGAGGGTCGGCGCGTAATACAGGCCCGCGTCGAACCAGCGCGACACGTTGGAATACGCGCCCAGCGGCATCACGGCGACGGTCGCCACGACGGTGGCCAGCGCCGCAAGGCGCGTACGCACCGGATGCTCGCGCCGCCACGCGGTGGCGATGAAGAGCAGCGCCAGCAAGGCCAGCAGGGCCCCGCTGCGCGTGATCGCGCGCTCCCGGAACTCCAGCGCCACGACTTCGGGCGGCGCAACGACCGCGCGCACCGCGAGCACGGCGTCGCCCTCGACATACACGCGCCGCACCGAATCGCCCGGCACGTCGGCCGGTCCGAACACGTAGCGGGCAATACCGGTCGGGCGCGCCGCGTGCGCATCGAGCGGCGTCGTCAGGTTGTCCGCCGGGGGCTCGGCGTGCAGCAGCGCCGTCGCGATGGCGGTGACGTTGCCGTTTGCCGCGGCCACGTACAGCGCGAGATAGAAAGGCGTCGCCATCACGCCGTGCGTCCCCGGGAGCGAATCGACGGGGAGGTTCAGCCGGCCCGCCCACACATCGGGCCTGCCGTCGCGCCCCCGCAGCACCGCACGCTCCGGGTGCCCACGCACCAGGCGATCGAGCGCATCCCAGGCGGCCGCGCCGCTGTCGGCGCCCGGTCCCCGGGCCGCGTCGGTTGCCGTCTGCTGCAGCGCGACGGCCGTCTCCTCGATGCGGCGGGCGAAATCCTCGGTGGCGCGCGCCGCCGCCTTCCGGCTCCACGCGGCCCAGTTCGCCTCGCGCCGCACCCGCTCGGTGCGCATCACGATGCCGTCGCCGACAAAAAGCACGGCCATCGCGAGGAAGAGCGCTTCGCGTCCGCGCCGTTGACGCCGACCCAGGGCAGGAATCGCGACGAGGACGGCCAGCCCGCACAGCCAGAGCCAGGCCGGCTGCATCGTGCGAATCCACGCCGCCGCCGTGAGGACGGTGGCTGCGGCCGATGGCATCCAGACCCAGCGTGGCAGGGCGAGGACCGTGGGCGGCGCGGGCGCGGCGAGGCGCGGATCGGGTGAAGTCACTGGCGAGGATAATACCCCGTCGGCGCGACGGCGGCGATCTTCCCGGCACACCGCCCCAGATGCAGGGTACGCCTCAAGGGCCTATCATTATAGTCTCCCCATGAAACGCTCCCTCTTTCTCGTCGCCCTCGTGCTGGCCGCACCGTCCCTGCAGGCGCAGGCGACGGTCGCCGATGACGGCAGTCTCACCCTGATCCGCGCGGGCGATCGCATCGGCCGGGAGGACTTCTCCATCCGGCACGTCCCGACCACGGCCGGCGCTTTCGAGACCCTGACGCGGGGGGTCGTGGTCGCCGGCACGCGTCGCATCACGGTGGACCTCAGCACGGACTCCATCGGGCTGCCGGTCCGCTATCAGTTCAAGTCCACCGATGACGGGCGATCCGGCGACATCTACCGGGCCGAGGTCGTCGGCCACCGCTACAGCGCCCGGGTCGTCCGCACCACTGGCGAAGCCGCTCGGGAACTCCTCCTCCCAGCGGGCACGTTGATCGTCGAGGACGGCGTCCTGCACCCGCTGCAGTTCGTCGTCGCCCGCGGCGCGGGGAGCGTGCCGGCGGTCGTCCCGTCGCGCGGCGTGGTGGTGCGCCTCACCGTGGAGGAGGCCGGCGCCGACCGCGTGTCCATCGCGCTGCAGTCCATCGCCGCGCGGCGGTATCTCGTTCGCGAGGCCGGCGGAACCCTGCTGCGGGAGGTCTGGGTGGACGCTGCCGGCCATCTGCTGAAGGTGTCCGTCCCGTCGCAGCAACTCGTCGCGGTGCGCGACGACGCGCCGCGCTCGGCCAGCCGCTAGCACGCCATGCCGGCGCACCACGGACCGGGGACCCGCGGTGGGGCTCCTGGGCCGGACGCGTCCCCTGAAACTCCACTCGCCACGGCCCCGTACGACCAGACGGACCCAACAATTGGAAGCCTCGGACATGCGCCATTTCCTGACCGCCCTTGTCGTTTCCGGCGTCGCCCTTTCGGCCGCTGCCCAGTCGGCGTCGAATTCGCTGACGCTGGATGACGCCATTGGCATCGCCAAGAAGAACAATCCCGCCTACCAGCAACAGCTCAGCGGCCGCACGCGAGCGGCGCTCGCGCTGCGCTCCGCGTATGGCGCCTTCCTCCCGGGAGCGGATGCCTCGTTCGGCACCGGCTACCGCCAGGGCAAGCAGGAGTTCTTCGGCGGCGTGGCGTTCGGCGCCACGTCGGACATCATCTCGAGCAACTGGGGCCTGAACTTCAACGCCCGCCTCTCCGCGGCCACGGTCTCGGAGCTGCGCCGCGCGCGCGCCAACATGGAGGCCGCCGAGGCTGACGTCTCGGCCGCCGACGTGGCGCTGCGCGCCGGGGTCGTGAACCAGTTCCTCACCGCCCTCCAGAGCCAGGCCAACGCGGAGCTGCAGGACTCGCTCCTGACGAAGGTCCGGCTCGACCTCCAGCTCGCCAAGGCGCGCGTGGAGGTGGGTTCCGGCACGTCGCTCGACGTGAAGCGCGCCGAGGTCGCCATCGGCCAGCAGCAGGTGCTGGCGCTGCGCGCGCACAACACGGCCGAGGTGGACCAGCTGAAGCTGTTCCAGCAGCTCGGCGTCGCGCGACCTGGCCCGGTCACGCTGGTGCCGATGACGTCCGTCACCGCGCCGTCGTTCGAACTCGGCCAGCTGCTCGACATCGCCCGCAAGGGGAATCCGACGCTGCAGGGCTACCAGTCGCGGCAGGCCGCCGCCGCGCAGGGCGTGCGGTCGGCGCGGAGCGCGTACACCCCGACCGTCTCGCTGGGCGCCCAGCTGGGCGGCTACACGACGCAGTACAAGAACGCCGACTACCTCGTCGCGCAGGCGCAGAGCCAGACGCTGTCGAGCCAGGCCGGCTGCTTCACCACGGATTCGATCCGCCGCGGCGCCGGCCTCAGTTCCATCGGCGCCAAGTGCAACGCCATCCAGTTCACGCCGCAGTCGGCGCAGGCCATCCGCGACGCCAACAAGACGTTCCCGTTCGACTTCACGTCGAGCCCGTACAACCTGTCGCTTACGCTGTCGCTCCCGCTCTTCGACAAGTTCGGACGCGAGCAGCGGGTGCAGGAGGCGCAGATCCTGCGGGACAACGCCCGGTACGACGTGCGCCGGCAGGAGCTGCAGCTCACCGCCGACGTGACCTCGGCCTGGACGTCGCTGCAGGCCGCGTATCGCACGGTGGGGCTGCAGGAGCAGAACGCCGCCGCCGCGCAGGAAGCCCTCACGCTGGCGCAGGAGCGCTATCGGGTGGGGGTCAGCTCGTTCGTCGAACTGGTGCAGGCCCGCAATGATTATGAGCGGGCCTCGAACGACCGCATCAGCGCCGTCTATGACTACCATCGTGCCTGGGCCGCGCTCGAAAACGCGGTGGGCCGTCCCCTCCGCTAACAGAGACAGACCATGACCAAGCGTTCAAAGTGGATCCTCATCGGCGTCGGCGTGGTGATCGTCGCCGGCCTCGGCGGCCTCCAGTGGCAGAAGTCGAAGAAGAAGGGGACCGAAGTCCGCATCGAGGCCGTGCAGAAGCGCGATCTCGTGGCGTCGGTCACGGCGAGCGGCCAGGTGACGCCGCGCACCAAGGTGGACCTCTCGGCCGACATCACCGGCAAGATCGTGGCGCTGAACGTGAAGATGGGCGACATGGTCAAGAAGGGGCAGCTGCTGCTCCAGATCGACCCGCAGCAGTTCGAGAGCCAGGTGCAGCGCGCCGAGGCGGCGCTGGCCAACTCGCGCGCGCGGCTGGCGCAGGCCAAGGCCAACCTCCTGCAGGCGCAGAAGAACTACCAGCGCTCGGCGGATATCCGGAAGACCAACGCCACGCTCATCAGCGACGAGCAGATCGAACAGCTCAAGACGACGTTCGAGGTCAACCAGGCGCTGCTCGAGGCCGCCCAGCAGGACGTGAAGCAGGGCGAGGCCACGCTGAAGGACGCCCGTTGGCAGCTCTCACGCACCAACATCTACGCGCCGATGTCGGGGCGCGTGACGCGGCTGAACGTCGAGAACGGCGAGACCGCCGTGCAGGGCACGTTCAACAAGGACGCGGCGACCCTGATGACCATCGCCGACATGAGCGTGCTCGAGACCAAGGTGAAGGTGGACGAGACCGACGTGTCGCGCATCTCGCTCGGCGACTCGGCGGTCATCCAGATCGACGCCTTTACCGACACGACCTTCATCGGCAAGGTGGTCGAGATCTCGCAGAGCTCGGTCAAGGGCGCGGCGACCGGCACCGGCGACCAGGCGATCGATTATGAAGTGAAGATCCGCCTGCTCAACCCGCCGACCGACACCCGGCAGGACTTCTCGGCCACGGCCAAGGTGATCACCGACACCCGTACGAAGGTGCTCGCGATCCCGATCATCGCCCTCACCGTCCGCGAGAACGAGGAGCTGAAGAGCCGCGATTCGGTCCCCAACAGCAAGGCGCCGGCCAAGCAGGTTGGGAAGAAGGACGTCGAGGGCGTCTTCGTGGTCGACGGGACCAACAAAGTGACGTTCCGGCCCGTTAAGGTAGGGATTGCCGGCGAGAAGTACTTCGAGGTGCTTTCCGGCGTGAAGGAGAACGATCGGATCGTGGGCGGCACGTACCAGGCCATCCGCGAGCTCAAGGACGGCGTCATCGTCCGCGAGGCCAAGCAACCGGAGCAGAAGCCCGGGGAGAAGAAGTCGTGAGCGACAGTACGCACGCAGACGCGCCGATCAGCACGACGGCGGAACGCCAGGCGGTCACCTCGCAGCCCGGGGTGACGCCCAGCCGCGACTGGGTCATCGTCACGCGCGGCATCAAGCGCGAGTATGACATGGGCGGCGAAATCGTCCGCGCGCTTCGCGGTGTGGACATTGCCATCCGCCGCAACGAGTACGTCGCCATCATGGGTCCGTCGGGATCGGGCAAGTCCACGCTGATGAACATCGTGGGCTGCCTCGACACGCCCACGGACGGCGAGTACTGGCTCAACGGCACGCTGGTCTCGTCCATGAAGGACGACGAGCTGGCGCGCATTCGGAACAAGGAGATCGGGTTCGTCTTCCAGACGTTCAACCTGCTCCCCCGCGCCACGGCCCTGCACAACGTGGAACTGCCGCTCGTCTACGCCGGCATGTCGGCCAAGCAGCGCAAGGAGACGGCGGCCTATGCCCTGGAGCGCGTGCAGCTCACCAGCCGGATGCATCACAAGCCCAATGAGCTCTCGGGCGGCCAGCGCCAGCGTGTGGCCATCGCCCGGGCGCTGGTGAACAGCCCGTCCATCCTGCTCGCCGACGAGCCGACGGGCAATCTCGACTCGACGACGTCGTCGGAGATCATGCGCGTCTTCGAGGAGCTCGCCGACCAGGGGCAGACGGTGATCATGGTGACCCACGAAGCCGACATTGCCGCGCACGCCCGCCGCGTGGTCGCGCTGCACGACGGCCAGGTGTCCAGCGACACCCGTCGCGAGCGTTTCGTGCGGGAGAATGAGCAGATCATCGCGGCGAAGCAGCACTAGATTGAGGATTGGGAATCCGGAACGGGATTGAAGATCCCGATTGCGGACCACGATTGGCGATTGAAGGGCGGCCCCCACCGGGGGGCCGCCCTTCGCGCGTTATCGGGAGCCGCGCCATCGCGAATCGTCATCCCGAATCGCAATCCTCCATCTCGTTCCGGATTCCAGATCCTCAATCAGTGGGAAACTCCGTCCCTCTGTCGTCCGTACGGAATCCATGCTCTTCTTCGAGTCCATCCGCCTCGCCCTCGCCACCATCCGCGCCCAGAAGCTGAAGAGCTTCTTTACGCTGCTCGGCGTCTGCATCGGGGTGATGTTCCTCATCGCCGTGGTCAGCATCGTCGAGGGGATGGGGCGGTACATGGAGCAGGACCTGATCGGCAAGCTCATCGGGGTGAATTCCTTCGAGCTGCGGCACCGCCCGAACATCAACATGGGCGACGTGGACCCCTCGGTCTGGGAGTCGTATCGCCGCCGGCCGCGCCTTTACCGCGACGACCTCGCGCCGGTGATCGAAGCGCTCCCCACCGGGACGCGCTGGGCGATGGTCAGCGACAACAGCCTGCCGGTCTCGTCGCGCTACTCGGGCGGCCCGCGCAACGCCCAGATCAGCGCCATCGACGGCGACTTCTTTGCCATCCGCAAGTTCGTCATCGCCGAAGGGCGCGACTTCACGCCGCAGGAGCTGGAGATGGGGACGCCCGTGGTCATCATCGGCCCCGACATCGTCAAGCGGCTCTTCCCGGGGCTCAACGCCATCGGGCGCGAGCTCAAGATGGGCGGCCTTCCCTACACCGTCGTCGGCGTCCTCGAGACGCAGGGCAGCGCGTTCGGCCTCTCGTTCGACAACCAGGTCTTCGCGCCGTGGCAGTCGCCGGTGCACCGCCTGCTCAACCGCGTGCCCAGCATCATCGACGCCGTCATCGTGCAGGTGCCGTCGGCATCGCAGATGACCGAGGCGCAGGAGCGGGTGCGCCAGGTGATGCGCACGCGCCACAAGCTGCGCCCGGGTCAGCCCGACAACTTCTCGCTGCAGACCTCCGAGAGCGCGCTCGCCTTCTGGAACAAGCTCAAGCGCTACCTCGTGATCGCCGGCATCGCGCTCCCCGCCATCGGTCTCGTCGTCGGCGCCATCGTGATCATGAACATCATGCTCGTGGCGGTGGCCGAGCGCACCCGTGAGATCGGCATTCGCAAGGCACTCGGCGCGCGGCGCGTCGACATCCTGAGTCAGTTCCTGGTGGAATCCGCGACGCTGAGCACGGTGGGCGCGGCCGTCGGCATCGCGCTGGGGGTGGGGCTCGCCAAGCTGATCTCCGCGCTGAGCCCGCTCCCCGCGACGGTCGCGCCGTGGTCGGTGGTGGTGGGCGTGGCGCTGGGCGCCGGCGTCGGCATCATCAGTGGCGTCTATCCCGCCAGCCGCGCCTCGCTCCTCGACCCCATCACCGCCCTGCGCCAGGAGTAACGCACGATGACGTGGTTCGCCGCGCAGGCATCGCAGGTCTATGAGGGGGTGCGGATTGCCCTCGAGGCGCTCCGCGCCAATCGCGTGCGGGCGGGACTGACCATCCTCGGCATCGCGGTCGGCGTCTTCGTGGTCGTGGTGATCTCCGCGGCCGTGCACGGCATCAACCAGAGCGTGGCCAGGGATCTCGAGTCCACCGGCCCCACCACGTTCTACGTGCAGCGCTACCCCATCACCTTCGAGGCGTGCGACGGCACCGGCGACACCTGCAAGTGGCTGCAGAACCCGCCGATCACCTTCGATGAGATGGCCGCGCTGCAGCGTCTCGAGGGTGCCGCCGAAGTGGGCGCGGCCGACTTCTGGGCCGGCCCGGTGAAGTACCGCGACCGTCAGCTCCCGTCGGCATCCATCGAGTCGTACACGGGCAACTGGGCCGCGCTCGGCGCCCCCGAGATGATCGAGGGACGCGCCTTCACCGATCAGGAGGCGCGCAGCGCCGCGCGAGTGGTGGTGCTCACGACCGTGACCAAGGAACGGCTGTTCGGAGACGCCGACCCGCTGGGAAAGGAGATCATGGTGATGGGCACGCCCGTCACCGTGATTGGCGTGTATCGGGACAACGCGAGCTTCCTGTCGGGCGGCGGCGACCGCGCGAAGGTGGTGATGCCCATCCAGTCGCTGTCGCGACGCCTCAACGTGCCCATCCGTGACATGGGGCTCGCCGTGAAGCCGCGCACGGGCTACCAGCCCGCCGAGGTCATTGACGACGTCACGGCCACCCTGCGCGGGATGCGCGGCCTGCGGCCCGGACGCGAGTCGAATTTCGCGATCATCACGCAGGACAAGATCATGGACACCTACAACAAGATCTTCGGGATGTTCTTCCTGGTGATGATCGCGTTGTCGGCGGTGGGGCTGATCGTGGGGGGCGTGGGCGTGGTGGCGATCATGATGATCTCGGTCACCGAGCGGACCCGCGAGATCGGCGTGCGCAAGGCGCTGGGCGCCACACGGCGCGCCATCCTGCTGCAGTTCCTCATCGAGGCGGTAACCCTGACCGGGTTGGGCGGGGCGATCGGCCTGTTCATCGGCTGGGGCGTGGCGTTCCTCGTGCGGCAGTACAGCCCCATCGCGGCCTCCGTGCCGCCCCTGGCGGTCGTCGCCGCGCTGGGCGCCAGCGCCGTGACCGGCGTGCTGTTCGGCATGCTGCCGGCGGCGCGGGCGGCGAGGTTGGATCCGGTTGATGCGCTGAGATACGAGTAGTGCTGGCTGATGGCAGATGGCCGATGGCGGATGGCAGATGCGCCCCATCCGCCATCCGCCCTCCGCCATCCGCCATCTCTCGAAACCCACACGGGATTCCGCCCGTAAGTAGCGCGTGCCCTTCCTCGAAGCCGTCCGCCTTGCGCTGGACACCATCCGCGTCCAGAAGCTGAAGAGTTTCTTCACCCTGCTTGGCGTCATGATTGGCGTCATGTTCCTCATCGCCGTCATCTCGATCGTCGAGGGGATGAGCCAGTACGTGGAGAACGATTTCGCCGGCAAGATCATCGGCGTGAACACGTACAACCTGCGCCGCCGCCCGGAGTTCACGCCGAACGAGAGCGAGGACCAGTGGCGCGAGTACATGCGCCGCCCGCGGCTCACCGAGGCGGAGGTCGAACTGGTCCGCGGCACGATTCCGCCCGGATCGCACGCCGCCATCGTCAACGAGAACTTCCTGTACGCCGTCGGCGGCCAGGGCCGGCCGCGCCAGGTGCAGGCGGTCGCCACCGAGGCGGACTACTTCACGATCAAGAAGTTCGGCATCACCTCCGGGCGCGCGTTCACGCAGCAGGAGGTGCAGGCCGGAGCGCGCGTGGTCGTCATCGGCACCGAGGTCGCCGAGCATTTCTTCCCGGGTCTCGATCCGATCGGTCGTGAGCTGCGCATCGCGGGAAGCCCGTACGAGATCATCGGCCTGATCGAGAAGCAGGGGACGGTCTTCGGCTTCTCGATGGACCGGCTGGCCGTCGCGCCGTGGACCACCCCGCTCTACCGCGCCCTGCGGCCGCGGGGCGACCCGGAGACGCTGCTCATTCAGGCCGCCTCGCTCGAACTGGTGCAGGAAGGCATCGAGACGGCGCGCGAGGCGATGCGCAGCGTCCGCCACCTGCCGCCGGGCAAGGCCGACAATTTCGCGCTCGAGACGCAAGACTCGGCCATGGAGTTCTTCCGCGGGCTGAAGTCCAAGATGGTCGTCTTCGGCACGGCGCTGCCGGCCATCGGGCTCATCGTGGGCGCGCTGGTGATCATGAACATCATGCTCGTGGCCGTCGCCGAGCGCACGCGGGAGATTGGCATCCGCAAGGCGCTGGGCGCAACGCGCGGGAACATCCTGTCGCAGTTCCTCATCGAGGCGGCGACGCTCTCGGTGCTCGGCGCGGCCATCGGCATCGCCGGCGGCATCGGACTGGCGAAAGTGGTGCAGGCCATGACGCCGCTCCCGGCCGCGGTGGCCCTCTGGTCGATCTTTGCCGCGCTGGCCCTTGGCGCCGGCGTCGGCATTGTCGCGGGCGTCTATCCCGCCAGCCGCGCCGCGCGGCTCGACCCCATCGCCGCCCTCCGGCAGGAATGAGTCCGATGCGCTTCTGGGACCAGGTGAAGATGTCATTCGAGGGCGTGACGATCGCCTTCGATGCGATCCGCGCCAACAAGGTGCGGGCCGCGCTCACCATCTCCGG contains:
- a CDS encoding ATP-binding protein codes for the protein MTSPDPRLAAPAPPTVLALPRWVWMPSAAATVLTAAAWIRTMQPAWLWLCGLAVLVAIPALGRRQRRGREALFLAMAVLFVGDGIVMRTERVRREANWAAWSRKAAARATEDFARRIEETAVALQQTATDAARGPGADSGAAAWDALDRLVRGHPERAVLRGRDGRPDVWAGRLNLPVDSLPGTHGVMATPFYLALYVAAANGNVTAIATALLHAEPPADNLTTPLDAHAARPTGIARYVFGPADVPGDSVRRVYVEGDAVLAVRAVVAPPEVVALEFRERAITRSGALLALLALLFIATAWRREHPVRTRLAALATVVATVAVMPLGAYSNVSRWFDAGLYYAPTLGPLTANVAALAMVSALALMGLFAAQRSRVNARMRWTWSAVLVIVAAIGPFFLRDVSRGIRVPTSGMSTELWLAWEISVFLAAFAVLLLGVTAGQSVVGGRRGLPGWLAPAIAGLSALIAPVLLEAPARLPGWYPVLWIAAIAALATARRARRAVLRTAFVAACGATTLVWSSAVRERVQLAERDVAGLGTADPDAAALLQRLAVELMQEAPTPSRPGLLARYAATELGAAGFPAELTSWDSLGRPMADLRVAMAAGLTSGLETFASEARRLRQPVLRQTTAAPVSQLVLAVPHAGGAVTTVVISPRTKLVPADPFIGLIGLGQAPNVEPPYTLQRADAHELHAGAERWSRRGDELHGDWVVPVGDAGAERVHARVDLRGIEVLAPRGALLVMVDLLFVLCIWSLLFASEGTGLRWLRLWARGWPRSYRLRLSLALFAFFVLPAGGFAAWSYRRLQTDDRQSRDLLVRETLRGVAAASDSVQLSEAAARFDTPLLLYADGLMLGTSDPLYDALAPVGRLLPPAVVRALGDNDDLLAGMDEQVGGSAVRFGYRAAIDSSGVRLVLSAPARSDELALDRRRRDVTVLVLVVTALGALAAFWLSGLAARTFARPIDMLRRGALAVAGGVREPLPGGRPPVEFEPVFDAFRQMAADLGASRDALEAAERRLAAVLRDVASGVVAVDAEGRISLINPRAVALLHAGAMPGVVASDVLETPLAERLHRFLSGVAEQEEFDIERHGGVQLHVRLTRLLRGARGAVITLDDLSELARAQRVLAWGEMARQVAHEIKNPLTPMRLGMQHLRRARRDARVDFDEVLDDNVERILAEIDRLDEIARAFSRYGMLPEEQAPPDAVDVAAIVADVVRLEQLGVGGVEWHMDGAASSVMAFAREPELREALLNVLENARHAGARQVRVSLGKGESAVRIVVRDDGHGIAADVLPRIFEPHFSTRTSGSGLGLAISRRLIEGWGGGIDVASGAGEGTVVTIRLVGRSAV
- a CDS encoding TolC family protein; translated protein: MRHFLTALVVSGVALSAAAQSASNSLTLDDAIGIAKKNNPAYQQQLSGRTRAALALRSAYGAFLPGADASFGTGYRQGKQEFFGGVAFGATSDIISSNWGLNFNARLSAATVSELRRARANMEAAEADVSAADVALRAGVVNQFLTALQSQANAELQDSLLTKVRLDLQLAKARVEVGSGTSLDVKRAEVAIGQQQVLALRAHNTAEVDQLKLFQQLGVARPGPVTLVPMTSVTAPSFELGQLLDIARKGNPTLQGYQSRQAAAAQGVRSARSAYTPTVSLGAQLGGYTTQYKNADYLVAQAQSQTLSSQAGCFTTDSIRRGAGLSSIGAKCNAIQFTPQSAQAIRDANKTFPFDFTSSPYNLSLTLSLPLFDKFGREQRVQEAQILRDNARYDVRRQELQLTADVTSAWTSLQAAYRTVGLQEQNAAAAQEALTLAQERYRVGVSSFVELVQARNDYERASNDRISAVYDYHRAWAALENAVGRPLR
- a CDS encoding efflux RND transporter periplasmic adaptor subunit is translated as MTKRSKWILIGVGVVIVAGLGGLQWQKSKKKGTEVRIEAVQKRDLVASVTASGQVTPRTKVDLSADITGKIVALNVKMGDMVKKGQLLLQIDPQQFESQVQRAEAALANSRARLAQAKANLLQAQKNYQRSADIRKTNATLISDEQIEQLKTTFEVNQALLEAAQQDVKQGEATLKDARWQLSRTNIYAPMSGRVTRLNVENGETAVQGTFNKDAATLMTIADMSVLETKVKVDETDVSRISLGDSAVIQIDAFTDTTFIGKVVEISQSSVKGAATGTGDQAIDYEVKIRLLNPPTDTRQDFSATAKVITDTRTKVLAIPIIALTVRENEELKSRDSVPNSKAPAKQVGKKDVEGVFVVDGTNKVTFRPVKVGIAGEKYFEVLSGVKENDRIVGGTYQAIRELKDGVIVREAKQPEQKPGEKKS
- a CDS encoding ABC transporter ATP-binding protein — protein: MSDSTHADAPISTTAERQAVTSQPGVTPSRDWVIVTRGIKREYDMGGEIVRALRGVDIAIRRNEYVAIMGPSGSGKSTLMNIVGCLDTPTDGEYWLNGTLVSSMKDDELARIRNKEIGFVFQTFNLLPRATALHNVELPLVYAGMSAKQRKETAAYALERVQLTSRMHHKPNELSGGQRQRVAIARALVNSPSILLADEPTGNLDSTTSSEIMRVFEELADQGQTVIMVTHEADIAAHARRVVALHDGQVSSDTRRERFVRENEQIIAAKQH
- a CDS encoding ABC transporter permease — translated: MLFFESIRLALATIRAQKLKSFFTLLGVCIGVMFLIAVVSIVEGMGRYMEQDLIGKLIGVNSFELRHRPNINMGDVDPSVWESYRRRPRLYRDDLAPVIEALPTGTRWAMVSDNSLPVSSRYSGGPRNAQISAIDGDFFAIRKFVIAEGRDFTPQELEMGTPVVIIGPDIVKRLFPGLNAIGRELKMGGLPYTVVGVLETQGSAFGLSFDNQVFAPWQSPVHRLLNRVPSIIDAVIVQVPSASQMTEAQERVRQVMRTRHKLRPGQPDNFSLQTSESALAFWNKLKRYLVIAGIALPAIGLVVGAIVIMNIMLVAVAERTREIGIRKALGARRVDILSQFLVESATLSTVGAAVGIALGVGLAKLISALSPLPATVAPWSVVVGVALGAGVGIISGVYPASRASLLDPITALRQE
- a CDS encoding ABC transporter permease; translation: MTWFAAQASQVYEGVRIALEALRANRVRAGLTILGIAVGVFVVVVISAAVHGINQSVARDLESTGPTTFYVQRYPITFEACDGTGDTCKWLQNPPITFDEMAALQRLEGAAEVGAADFWAGPVKYRDRQLPSASIESYTGNWAALGAPEMIEGRAFTDQEARSAARVVVLTTVTKERLFGDADPLGKEIMVMGTPVTVIGVYRDNASFLSGGGDRAKVVMPIQSLSRRLNVPIRDMGLAVKPRTGYQPAEVIDDVTATLRGMRGLRPGRESNFAIITQDKIMDTYNKIFGMFFLVMIALSAVGLIVGGVGVVAIMMISVTERTREIGVRKALGATRRAILLQFLIEAVTLTGLGGAIGLFIGWGVAFLVRQYSPIAASVPPLAVVAALGASAVTGVLFGMLPAARAARLDPVDALRYE
- a CDS encoding ABC transporter permease, with the protein product MPFLEAVRLALDTIRVQKLKSFFTLLGVMIGVMFLIAVISIVEGMSQYVENDFAGKIIGVNTYNLRRRPEFTPNESEDQWREYMRRPRLTEAEVELVRGTIPPGSHAAIVNENFLYAVGGQGRPRQVQAVATEADYFTIKKFGITSGRAFTQQEVQAGARVVVIGTEVAEHFFPGLDPIGRELRIAGSPYEIIGLIEKQGTVFGFSMDRLAVAPWTTPLYRALRPRGDPETLLIQAASLELVQEGIETAREAMRSVRHLPPGKADNFALETQDSAMEFFRGLKSKMVVFGTALPAIGLIVGALVIMNIMLVAVAERTREIGIRKALGATRGNILSQFLIEAATLSVLGAAIGIAGGIGLAKVVQAMTPLPAAVALWSIFAALALGAGVGIVAGVYPASRAARLDPIAALRQE